GTATGGAGCTTACAGGGCATCATTTGGGAGCGGTGGATACGTGATAAGAAGTGTATAACGATGATAAGCTGCCGTCCGAATTTTGGGGAACTGATGATTTATAGCGAGGCGACATGTATAGTGCGATTTCGATTTGGCGATATTATAAAAGAGTTTGCCAAAGGATATTTGAAAAGCAAAAGGAGGAAGGTCGCATGAAAGAACATTCTATTGAGGAATTGGTTAGAACATCGCTTAACAGCATCAAGGAGATGGTAGATGTTAATACGGTTATCGGTGATGCGGTGGAATCGACAGATGGGACTGTTATTATTCCGATATCACGTGTTTCGTTCGGGTTTGCTGCGGGCGGTGCCGGATGTGACGGTGAAACTATGGAAGGGAAACAAGGTTTTGGCGGAGGGAGTGGCGCGGGGGTCAGCGTGAAGCCTGTCGGTTTTCTCGTGTGTTCACCCGAACATGGGATTCGGTTTATGAATGTGTCTGCGAATCGTACTTACGAGCGATTGTTGGATATTATTCCGTTGGCGATGGATAAGATCGCAGAGATATTTCCGCAAGATATGATGAAACAGAGACGAAAAGAAGAACCGTTTCAGGTATATGAGATGAATACAGAAACAGAATCCGATTAGATAAAGAAGGGCTTTGCTTAGGCAAGGCTCTTTTTATGTCTAATCAATATTATGATTCCATATATTTTTTACGAGGTGAGAGGATGTGATCAATGGAGTATGGCTGTTCTTATTGGCAGGAGGAATCATATGGGGACTTATCACTGGAAATGGGACGGTCGTAATGCAAAGTGCTCTCGGTGGTGCAGAAACGGCAGTAACTCTTTCGATAAAGTTGGTTGGTGTAATGTGTTTGTGGCTCGGTATGTTGAAAATAGCGGAAAAGGCAGGCGTTCTTCGTATATTTGCGCGGATTGTTCGACCATTGACACGTTGGCTGTTTCC
This Selenomonadales bacterium DNA region includes the following protein-coding sequences:
- the ytfJ gene encoding GerW family sporulation protein, whose product is MKEHSIEELVRTSLNSIKEMVDVNTVIGDAVESTDGTVIIPISRVSFGFAAGGAGCDGETMEGKQGFGGGSGAGVSVKPVGFLVCSPEHGIRFMNVSANRTYERLLDIIPLAMDKIAEIFPQDMMKQRRKEEPFQVYEMNTETESD